A stretch of DNA from Microlunatus capsulatus:
CCCGGCAGACGCTGCTGTGCACCTACCTGTCCGCCGTCCTGCTGGTCGGGCTGGCGCTCAACAGCCTGTTCGGCTGGTCCTGGGCCGACCCGGTCGCCGCCCTGGTCATCGCCGCCGTCGCCGTCCGGGAGGGCCGTGAGGCCTGGCGCGGGGACGCCTGCTGCAGCCCCGCCGCGGCGCTCGGCCCGGACACCGGGGAGGCGTGCGCAGACAGGTGCTGCGACGGGGAACTGCGGGACGACGACACCCAGAGCCCGTCCGCACCTGCTGTCTCACCACCGTTGCCGCACCCACGACCCGGCGCGCCGGCCCGGCGGGGGTAGCTCAGCCCAGCGTGGCCGTCGCGGCGCGGAGGTCCTCCAGCGCCGCGAGCGAGCAGGCGGCGAGCCCGCCGGTGTCGCCGTCGGTCTCCGACCACCGCGCGTAGCCGCGCTTGAACGCGAGGACTCCGAGCTCGCTCGCGAGGTGCGCGGTGGGGTCGGGGACGCCGCGGGCGACGAGGGCGGCGGTCATGGCGGCCGCCATCCCGACGCTCTTGAGGGCGTCGCGCTCCTGCAGCTCGGTGCTCGCGGCCACGGCCGCCTTGATCCGCGGCCCCAGCTCGCGGTTGGCCGGACCCATCGCGGCCGAGGCGCGCTCGAGCCCGACGGCGACCGCCTCCAGCGGCGTCGCGCTAGCGGGGGCCTCGGCGACCCCGTCGGCCAGCAGCCGGCTGAGTGTCTCCTGCCCCGCCACCAGCAGCTCGCGCTTGTCGGAGAAGTGGCGGAAGAAGGTGCTCCGGGTCAGGCCCGCCCGCTCGGCGATCTGCGCGACGGTGGTCGCGTCGTAGCCCTGCTCGGTGAAGAGGTCGACCGCCGCGACGACCAGCCGCTCGCGCGCTCCCGGCTCCCATCGACCCATGCCCCCCATCCTAGGCTGATGGGACTATTGTCCCGTCACGGTGCTACGGTGATGCAACACCAGTCCCATCACTCGAGGAGTCCTCGTGCACGTCTTCGTCACCGGTGCCACCGGCACCATCGGCTCTCCCGTGGTCGCCGAGCTGCTCGCCCACGGCCACACCGTCCTCGCCCTGGCCCGCTCCGACGCCTCGGCCCGCGCCCTCGAGTCCGTCGGCGCCGAGCCGCTGCGGGGCTCGACCGCCGACCTCGACGTCCTCCGGGACGGCGCGGCGCGCAGCGAGGGCGTGATCAGCCTCGCGTTCGGCAGCGACTACAGCAGCGGCGAGGCCGTCGCCCGCTCGGTCGAGGAGGAGGGCGCCGCCCTCGCGGCGCTCTCCGAGGAGCTCCAGGGCAGCGACCGACCCCTCGTCACGGTCTCGGGCACCCCGTGGGTGCCGGGTCGCCTGTCGACCGAGGCCGACCCCGCCCCCACCGACGGGCCCGTGGGCGGCCGCGGCCGCACCGTCGCCGCCCTGCTGGCCCTGGCGTCGCAGGGCGTGCGCGGCTCGGCCGTCCGGATGCCGCGCACCGTGCACCACCGGGGTCAGGGCGGGTTCGCCGGCCTGCTCACCGACCTGGCCCGCCGGACCGGGGTGTCGGCCTACCCGGGCGACGGCACCCAGCGCTGGCCGGCGGTGCACGCCCTCGACGCCGCCGTCCTCTTCCGGCTGGCGCTGGAGTCGGCGCCGGCCGGCACGGCGTGGCACGCGGTCGCCGACGAGGGCGACCAGGTCCGCGACATCGCCGCCGTCATCGGACGACGTCTCGGGCTGCCGGTCGCGTCGCGCCCGGTGGAGCACTTCGGCCCCTTCGGGCCGATCTACGCCCTCGACCAGCCGGCTTCCAGCGCGGCGACGCGCGAGGGCCTGGGGTGGCGCCCCACGCAGCCGGGCCTGCTCGAGGACCTCGAGAACCTCGCGCCCTGACGGCTCGCCCGGACCACCGCTGCGCCGGGCGCCCGGCGCAGCGGGGAGTTCTGTCGGTGGCGGCCCGTAGGCTTCCCGCCGTGAGCCGACGATGAGCAAGGTCGACGCCCAGCGGGCGATGCGTGAAGCCAGGTACGCCCAGAACAACCCCGACGGACCGCGCCCGCGCGCGGCCTCCGCCGCGCCCTCCCCGGCGCCGGCGGCCCCGGCCAAGCCCGCGCGCAAGGCCGCGGCCGCCGCGAGCGCTGCGCCGGCCGCCGCCCCGACGGCCGCCGGCGCGCTCTGCGGGCACACCTCGATGAACGGGCGGAGCTGCACCCGCGAGGCCGGTCACGCCGAGAAGAGCCACCGCTACAGCTGAGGGCCCGCTCCCGGGTCCGCTGAGGCGCTCCCGCACCAGGGCTCCCTCCCGCACCTGCTGCTGTGTGTGCGGCAGGGAGCCCGTCGTGCGGGTGGACGCGCGTCCCGCGTCCCGGGCGCCGGCGTCCGGGACGCAGTGGTTGGGTCCGTGGTCGGAGACCGGGGGGTCGGGCGTCGGGCCCGGGACCGATGCGCCGACGGGCCCGCGGCGCCGAGGCTGAGGCCATGACGACCCAGACCTGCCCGTCCTGCGGCCACACCTTCCTCCCCGCCGACCCGACGCCCGAGCGCGCGCCCGACCCCTCCGTCGTGCGCTGGTTCCGCACCGACCCCGGGTGGTCGGGCAGCCTGAGCACCGACGAGGTGCACGGCAGCTACCTGCGCTCGACCGGCGACGCCCCGGTCTCCCGCGCCCGCTTCGTCGCCGACCTCGCCCACCTCGGCGTCGAGGAGGTCCTCGACGACGACACGCCGTCGCTGGTCCGCCCGGGCTGACGTCGCACGCCGAGCTCCCGCACGCACCCTGCACCGTGCGTGCGCGAGGGAGCCCGTCGTGCCCGACGGGCGCAGACCCCACGGCGACGGGCGGCTAGGGTGCCGACGTGCGCGCTGCCCGGGACCGCCGGTGACCGACCTGGCCGTCCGGTACCCCCTCCTGCACCGGCCGGACCGGTGGGCGTGGGCGTCGATCACCATGACCTTCAGCACCCGGCTCCCGCCCGACGCGCTCGTCGCGAGCACCCACGTCGTCGGCTTCGTCGGCGAGGAGGTGCTGCTGTGCCGCGACGACCGCGTCGACGTGTGGTTCCTGCCCGGCGGCACCCGTGAGCCCGGCGAGGCGGTGGACGCCTCGCTGGCCCGCGAGCTCGGGGAGGAGGCCGGCGCCCGGCTGCGCGGGCCGTTCCACCGGCTCGGCGCCCACGTCGGCGTCTCCGACGCCGCCGAGCCCTACCGGCCGCACCTCCCGCACCCGGCGAAGGCCTGGCTCTGGGGCTGGGCCGACGTCGAGGTCGTCGGGCCGCCCACCAACCCCGCCGACGGCGAGCAGGTCACCGAGGTGGCGACCTTCCCGCTCGACGAGGCGGTCCGGCGCGCCGCGACGGACTTCCCCTGGGGCGGCGAGCTGGTCCGGCTGGCCGCCGAGCAGCGGCGGGGCTGAGCCCGGCGCGCCCCCTGTCCGGCCGTCGACCGGTAGCGTCCGGCCATGCAGCAGGCGCGCGCTCCCCAGACCCAACCCTTCGGCCCCGAGGCCTTCGCCCCCACCGGCCAGACGGTGCTCCGCTGGCTGGGGATGGCCGGTTTCCTGATCAGCTCCCGCGGGACGACGCTGATGGTCGACCCGCTGCTCGGGGACTTCGACATGCCGCTGCTCGTCGATCTCCCGCTCGACGCGGCGTCGGTCCCGCACCTGGACGCGGTGCTCGTCACCCACAGCGACAACGACCACTACAGCGTGCCGACCTGCCGTGCCCTGGCCCCGGTGACCGACGTCTTCCACTCCACCCGCTACGTCGACACCCTGTTCCGCGGCGAGGGGTTCCCCTCCGTCGGCCACGCCATCGGCGACCGCTTCCGGGTGGGCGGGGTGGAGGTGGAGGTCACCCCGGCCGACCACGCCTGGCAGAACGAGTCCCCCGGCGCCGCGGACCGCGTCTTCCTCCCCGAGGACTGCTGCGGGTTCTGGCTGGAGACGCCGGACGGCAGCGTCTGGGCCCCCGGGGACTCCCGGCTCATCGCCGAGCACCACCTGACCCGGCCGGCGCCCGACGCCCTGCTGTTCGACTTCTCCGACAGCGAGTGGCACTTCGGGCTCGACGGCGCCGTCGCCATGGCCAACGCCTACCCCGGCACTCCGCTCCTGCTCCACCACTGGGGCTGCGTCGACGCCCCCGACTTCCCGCCCTTCAACGCTGACCCGGCCGACCTCCTCGACCGGGTCGTGAACCCGGGCCGGATCGTCGTCCTCGCCCCCGGCGAGCCCTGGACGCTGCACCGCCTGCCGGCCTGACCTCCCCGGTCAGCCGCGGCCGGCTCAGCCCGGCTCGTCGCCAGGAGCGGACCCGGCCGCGGGCGTCCGGAGCGGGAGACCGCAGTGCCGCAGGACCGTGTCCACGACCTGCTCGACCGGTGCGGTCGAGTCGACGGCGACGCCCGGCGGGACGTCCTCCCCGGTCTGGTGCCAGCGCTCGATCCGCGCCCGCTCCGTCGGCTGCCCGCCTCCCCACTCCTCGTCCGGTCGCGCGTCGAGGCGGCGGTGCAGGGTGCCCAGGTCGACGTGCAGGACGAAGACGACGTCGAAGAGGTCGAGGAAGCGAGCGGCGTTCCGCGAGCCGCCGCAGAAGAAGGTGGCGGGCACGGTCCGGTCGGCGGCCAGGGCCCGGACCGCCGCTACGTCCCACAGGTGGTTCTCGTGCCCGCCCACCGCCAGCGGCTCCCCGGTCTCCGGGTCACCGACGTAGGCCAGCGTGCGGTCGCCGTGGACGACGGCGAAGCCGCGGCGCTCCAGCTCCTCGGCCACCGTCGTCTTGCCCGTGCCCGAGAGCCCCTCGACGAGGTAGTTCCTCCGACCCACGGCCGGACCCTACGAGCCCACCGGCCGGTCGGCGACCCCTTTTCCGGGCGGTGCTCGTCCTCTCAGGGGTGGTCGGTCCGCGCGCGGATGACCAGGTCGACCATCCGCGAGCCCCCCGAGGCCCCGTTGCTGTCGACGTTCTGCCAGCTCTGGTCGGCGACGACGCGCGGCCAGGGCTCGTCGGCCCACCACCCGAACACCGGCCCGCCGGACTGGCCGGGGATGACGTCGGCCCGGTGGCGCAGCACCTGGTGCGTGGCGGCCTGGTCGTCGTCGCCGTCGAGGGCGAAGCCGCCCTGGAAGGTCGGCCGGCTGCCGCCGCTGACGTCCTGCGGGTAGCCGACGTGGCTCCAGTAGGTGCCGCCGTCCCAGGCGTCGTCGTAGGTGCGCGAGCCCATCCAGCCGGTGAGCTCGCCGAGGGGGCGGTCCAGCACGACGACCACGTAGTCGTTGCGCTCCTCGGTGCCCTCGATGGTCGGCCCCTCGACCTGCTCCTCCCAGTAGATGTGGGTGCCCCAGGCCGTGCCGAACGGGGTGCTGCCGTCGAAGGAGGACGGCATGAAGCGGATCCAACCGGCGACGAAGGGGTCGGGCCGGGCGATCCAGCCGATGGCGTGGCTGCAGGTCAGCAGGTGCCGCGGCCCCACCATGGCGCCGGAGGCCCAGCCGCCGGCGGAGGTCTCCACCCGGCCGGTGGTGCACCACGGGAAGGCCGTGTCGGCGAAGGAGGCCCGCTCGTCGGGCGCGAACACCGTGGTGGCCCACTTGGTGTCGTCGACCGGGGCCAGCGCGTCGACCTTGACCCGCGTGCGGAGCGGCCGCGGGAGGTCCTCGGGCCGCAGCCGGCGGGCGAGGTGGTCGGGCAGGAACCCGCTCAGCGCCTCGCCGTGGTCGTCCTCCTGCAGCAGCCGGCGTCGCGCCGGGAGCTCGCGACCCTCCACGCCCTGCCCGAACGCGTGCACGCCGATCGCCGTCCGGGGCGTGTCCAGGTCCACCCGGAACACCCGGGTGTCGTCGGCGGCCACGAACGTCGGGCTTATCTCGGCCACGCCGGTGCGCTCCGAGGCGGGCTCGCGGCCCGCCAGGAACAGGGTGGTGGTGATGACGGCGTCCGGGACGGGGGCCAGGGCCTCCCGGACCCCGACCACCTGCTCCAGCGCCTCGAAGGGGACGGGTTGCTCGGCCATGCTCGCTCCTCAGGTCCTGACGCCGGTCGGCGTCACCCCGGAGGAGGTGGCTCGCCGGGTGCGCGATACGCGCGAACCACGCCGCGGCCGGCGGCGTCGGAGTGGCCGTCGGCGTCCCGGACGTCGATCGTCCGGGTTGGTCGCTACGGTCGGGCCCATGGCCGACGAGCGCACGTCCTACACCGTCCGACCCCTCGACGCGTCGACGTGGGAGCCCTTCGCCGAGCTGGTCGAGCGCAACGGCGGCGTCTTCGGCGGCTGCTGGTGCATGGGCCACCACGCGACCGAGGACGGCACCTCCTACCAGGGGATTCGCGGCCTGGACAAGCGGGCGGCGAAGGAGGACCTGGTGCGCACGGGACGCGCGCACGCCGCCCTCGTGCTCGACGACGCCGGCGTCGCCCAGGGCTGGGCGAAGTTCGGCCGCACCGAGGAGCTGCCGATCCTGCACCAGCACCGCCGGGCCTACGAGAAGGACGAGCCGCGCCGGCCCGACTGGCGGGTCGCGTGCTTCTACACCGACACCCGGCACCGTCGCGAGGGGATCGCCCGGGCGGCGCTCGGCGGGGCGCTGGACCTCATCGCCGCCGAGGGCGGCGGGACGGTCGAGGCCATCCCCGAGGTGACCGACGGCCGGGTGGCCGCCGGCCGGTTCCTCTTCGTGGCCTCCGTCGAGCTGTTCGAGGACCACGGGTTCGAGCGGGTCCGCCAGCTGGGCAAGTGGGCCTGGCTCGTCCGCCGCACGGTGCCCGCGGGGGCGTCGGCCGCCGCCCTCGAGCGCGGCTGACCGGGCGGTACGGTCGCCCCGCACCGCGCGGTCGCCGACGTCAGCGCCGGCTCAGCAGCGCGCTCGACTGCTCCTGCAGCGCCACCTGCCGGGCGCTGTTGGTGCGCAGGGCCGCCGCGCTGGACGCGAACGGCTGCACGTCGCCGACGCAGACGGTGCCCGCCTTCGGCAGCGTCCCCTTGAGCAGGTAGGCGTCGACGGCGCCGGTGGCGCAGCGCGAGGTGCCGTAGGCGGTGTGGCCGAAGGAGCGGCTGCGCAGCAGCCGGGCGCCGGGCATCCGCTTGGCCGCGCTGACCGCCCCGGCGTAGTTGGTGGCCGGGTCGTAGTCGTTGCCGACGAACAGCAGCGGGGCCGCGGTGCGCGCGGTGAACGGACCGGTGTAGGCGTCCTCGTCGTTGCCGGTGAAGGCGTCAGCGGCGCAGGTCGAGGAGCCCCACAGCCAGGCCCGGCCGAAGTAGGGCGCGCGCCGGTCGGCCTTGGTGGCCCAGCCCGCGTACTGGCTCCCCTTCGTGGTCTCGCGGGAGTCGGTGCAGGTGACGGCGGTGAACGCGTCGAGGCTGTTGTCGTACCCCCAGCGCGGCCGGTCGGCCTCGGCGTCGCGCAGGGCGCCGACCAGGGCGGCCGAGGTCCGGGCTCGCTCGGCTCCGCTGGTGCGGGACCTCGCGGTGGTCGAGCGGACCGGGGTGGTCAGCGCGTCGACGTAGCTCAGCAGGTCGGTCACGGACTCGTAGCCGGCCGGGTCGTAGAGCTCGCCGAGCAGCGCGCTGACGAGGTAGGCGTAGGTCACGGTGACCTCGTCGCCGTCCTGGTCCTCGACGACGAGCGGGCGCGCCTTGAGCCGGGCGGCGATCGTGGCCGTCTTCGCGACGGGGTCGCCGGCCGCGAAGCTGCAGCGGCTCGTCCCGGCCTTGTCGCAGCGGACGAGGACCTCGCGCAGCGCCTTCCAGGCCCCGCCCGAGGAGTTGAGCCGCCACTCGAGCGGCTGGGCGGCGTTGGCCTTGCTGCCGGCCCAGGCGACGGGGTCGATGACGCCGTCGACGGCGACCGCCCGCACCTTGCTCGGGAACATGTTGGCGTAGACCTGGCCCAGGTAGGTGCCGTAGGAGAAGCCGAGGTAGCTGAGCTTCTTGTCCCCGACCGCACGCCGCATCAGCTCCATGTCGCGGGCCACCTGCGCCGTGGACATGGACCGCGCCATGGTGTCGCCGCTGCAGGCCTTGCCCAGCTTCTTGTCCGCCGCGACCCAGGCCTTCTCCTGCTTGGCCCCGAGGGGGAAGCCCGTGGTGTAGCCGGCGGTGGCCGCGTTCTGCGCCCGGGTCGAGGAGAAGCAGGACACGGGCGTGCCGTAGCCGATGCCGCGCGGGTCGACGCCGACGACGTCGAACCGGTCCCGCACCTTCGCCGAGAGCACGTCCGGCGAGGCGAGCGCGAGGTCGACCGATGACCCGCCCGGCCCGCCGGGGTTGACGAAGAGGGTGCCGATGCGGTTCTTGCGGTCCCGCGCCTTCACGCGCAGCAGGGCCAGCTCGACCTTCGCGCCCTTCGGCTTGTCGTAGTCCAGCGGCACCTTGACGGTCGCGCACTCGGCACCGGTCACGCACCTCGACCAGGACAGCTTCGGCGTCGGCACGGCGGCCATCCTGCGCGCCTCGGCCGTCACCGAGGACGTCTTCGTCACCGCCGCCTGCGCCGGCTCCGGCGTCGTGACGCCGCTGGGGACCAGGCCCCACGCCAGCGCCAGCGCCACCCCGGCTGCCGCCACCCGGCGACCTACGACCACACCCATCGCACTACCCCTCGACCACGACGCCCGGGAGGGGCGTCTGCGACGGCCCAACCTAGGGGTTGCACGCCCTCTCCCCCGCCTCGAGCGCGCCACGGTTGCGTAACGGCTGCCCGAGGCGACCGGGACCTTCGTCCCGGGCGGGCTCAGGCCTGCGGCTCGTAGCCGACGAGCCAGCGCAGGCCGTGCCGGTCCTGCACCTGGCCGTCGGAGGCACCCCAGGGCTTGGCCGCCAGCGGGTCGAGCACCTCCCCGCCGTCGGCGGCGAGGCGGTCGAACCAGGCGTGCAGGACCGCCGGCTCGGCGGCGCCGAGCAGGGAGAGCAGCAGCCCCTCGACGCGGACGGCCGGCTCGCCCGCCGGGGCGTCGGAGCCGCCGAGGCTGACGGGCCCGTCCAGCACCCCGTGCGCGATGGCGTCGGGCGGGCCGTCGGAGCGCCCGAAGTCGGCGTAGGTGTGCAGGCTCAGGGTGCCGCCGAAGATGTCGGCGTAGAGCTCGAGGGCGGCCCGGGCGGTGCCGGGAAAGCTGACGTAGACCTGCGGGACGGCGCTCATGACGCCCACCCTGCCGTGGTCAGGGGACGAGCGCCACCTTCCCGGAGCGGGCGGCGTCGGCCACCTGGTAGGCGGCCCCGGCCTCGGCGATCGGGAAGACGTCGGACACGACGACCTCGGGGTGCAGGCCCCAGTGCGGCAGCCGCTCGACCAGCTCGCGCATGTGCTCGAGGCTGGTGACCCAGGAGCCGATGAGGGTGATCGAGGGGTGGATCAGCGTCGGGCTGACCTCGGGCACGCGCAGCCCGTTGCCCTCCCCGACCAGGACGACGCGGCCCCGGGCGCGGACCACCGCGATGGCGGTCCCCCGGCCGGGCTCGCTGCCGGAGCAGTCGACGGCGACGTGGGCCCCGCCGCCCAGGGTCGCCCGCGCCTCGTCCAGCTGGTCGGGGGCGTAGGCGGCGTCGACGGCGCCGAGCTGGACGGCCAGCGCCCGCCGCTCGGGGCTGGGGTCGAAGCCGACCCGCGGCGTCGCGCCGAGCTTGCCGCCGAGCAGTCCCGCCGCCAGCCCGACGGGCCCGAGCCCGACGACGGCCAGCGCGTCCCGGCCGCTGACGCCGGCGCGCAGCAGGCCCTCGTAGGCGGTGCCGAAGCCGCACGCGACGCAGGCGCCGTCGAGGTAGGTGACGAAGTCGGGCAGCACGATGCAGTCGCGCTCCTGCGCCAGGATCAGGTCCCCGTGCCCGCCGTCGCGCTGCCAGCCGTAGGCGGCCCGGAGCGGTGAGGAGCAGCTGATCTGGTAGCCGCGGACGCAGTCGTCGCACTGGCCGCAGCCGCTGATGTGGTAGACGCAGACCCGGTCGCCCACCTGCAGCCGGGTGGTGCCGGGGCCGACCGCGACGACCTGGCCCGCGGGCTCGTGACCGGCGACGACGCCCTGGTACATCTCGGCCGGGTCGCCCTGCAGGTGCTCGCGGTAGATGGCGCGGATGTCGGACCCGCAGATGGTGGAGGCCTTCATCGCGAGCAGGACCTGGCCCGGGCCGGGCTCGGGGTCGGGCAGCTCGCGGATCTCGGTGGTCGAGTTGCCGGGCAGGAAGACACCACGCATGTCGGGGACTCAGCTCCTGTGCTCGTCGGATGAGGAGACCGACCCTGCCACCGCGCGACCACGACCGCGCGGCCGGGGCTCGCGGACGGCGCTCCGGGAACCGGGACGACCCGCGACGAGCCGTCCCACCGGCGACGATGGTCCGGTGAGCCGATCGACCGAGGACTCCCACCGGCGGATGCTGCGTGCCCGCGACGCCGTGGACCGCCGCTACGCGGAGCCGCTCGACGTCCCCGCTCTCGCCCGGCTGGCCCACGTCTCGCCGGCGCACTTCATCCGGACCTTCCGGGCGACCTTCGGGGAGACGCCGAACCGGTACCTGCAGCGCCGGCGCATCGAGCGGGCGATGTTCCTGCTCCGCACCAGCGACGCGACGGTGACCGACGTCTGCATGAGGGTCGGCTTCTCCAGCCTCGGGACGTTCAGCCGGGTCTTCTCCGCCGTCGTCGGCGAGGCGCCCAGCGTCTACCGGCGCCGCGGCCCGCTCGCCCCGGTGCCCGGCTGCTTCGCCATGGCCTGGCTACGACCGGGCGTGGAGACCGCAGGATCGGAGAAGCCCGGAGAGCCCACCGCCCCCTAGCGTTCCCCGCATGCTGACCTCCATCTCCATCTCCCAGATCTTCGTCCCCGACCAGGACGCCGCGCTCGCCTTCTACGTCGACCAGCTCGGCTTCGCGGTGCAGGCCGACGTGCAGTTCGGTCCGATGCGCTTCCTGACCGTCGCCCTGCCGACCGACCCGGGCCACGCGGTGCTGCTCGAGAAGCCCGGACCTCCCGGCCACAGCGAGGAGACCGCCGCCCAGGTGCGCGAGCTCGTCGCCAAGGGCGCGGCGGGCGGCCACCTCTTCCTCACCACCGACGACGCCCACCGGACCCACGCCGAGCTCGCCGCGCGCGGCGTGGAGCTCCCTGAGGCGCCGACGGTGCAGCCCTACGGCATCGACTTCGGCTTCCGCGACCCCTTCGGCAACCACCTCCGCGTCGCCCAGACGACGCCGCCGCCCTCGGCCTGAGACGCCGGCCGACCCCGCGAGAAGACGCACAAAAGCCTCCCCGGCCAGGCCGGGGAGGCTGATGTCTTCAAAGGGGTGGAGGTGGCGGGAATCGAACCCGCGTCCTCGGACGACGAACCAGGACTTCTCCGGGCGCAGCTGGCTAGGCGTTCTCTCGGCTCCTGCACTCGCACCAGCACGTTGCAGACAAGCCCAGTCTCAGTTGATGTCCCCGCTAAGTCCTCAGACGACTCTTAGCAGGTGAGCCTCCTTGATGAGGCCAGGATCCGGGACGGAGGCACGCCCGGTCTGACCGTTCGATCACTGCTCAGGCAGCGAGAGCGAACTGAGTGCGCTTAGAATTGGCACTTATTGGTTTCCAGGGAACATTAACGAGTTGACCCTGGATTCTCGGCCCGCTTCTCCTGGGACTACCGACCCAAGTCGAAACCGATCACCCCCTGTGAAGTTGTCCCGCCGACCGGTCCACGTGCTCGACCTGCCTGCGGAGCAGCCTGGGCTGCTCGCCCAGTCTACGTCAGGTACAACGCAGGAGCACCCCGGTTGTTCCCACGTCGGGCCGGTCCCCGGGCACGACACCGCCCCGGCGCCTGCCAGGCGCCGGGGCGGGAGACGGGGAGCTACTTCTCCGAGAGGACCTGGAGCTTGAGCACCTGCTTCACCGGGTTCTTCCAGACCTCGCCCTGGGCGGCCTTCGCGCCGCCGACGATGGTCAGCACCACCCAGGCCACGGCCACCAGCATCGCGAGGAGGCCGAAGATGCCGGCGTCGGTGATGGCGCTCAGCGTGCCAGCGGCGACGAAGGCCAGGAACATCGTCAGCGTGAAGTTGAACGACTTGGCCGCCTCCCGCCGGGCGAGGCTGCCGGGCGTCGAGACCGCGTAGACCAGACCAGGCCCGAGGATGCCGACGGGCAGCGCCGAGAAGTGGGCGGCCGCCGCGACACCGCGGCCGGCCTTGTCCCGGGTCTCGGGCCGCACCATCGGCTGGTAGGCCGGGTGCACGCCGAGGGCCTGCGACGGGGTGGGCACGTGCACGAGCCCGTAGAACGCCTCGTTGAGCTCCTTGCGAGTGTCCGCGGAGAGGATCTGCCCCATCCGGGTGTCGAACTCCAGCTCGGAGACGCGGCCGTCGGCGTAGGCGTCCTTCAACCAGGACTCGGCGCGGTCGCGCTGCTCCGGCGTCACGTTCATCTTCAGGCTGGGGTGCTCGTACATG
This window harbors:
- a CDS encoding TetR/AcrR family transcriptional regulator, with product MGRWEPGARERLVVAAVDLFTEQGYDATTVAQIAERAGLTRSTFFRHFSDKRELLVAGQETLSRLLADGVAEAPASATPLEAVAVGLERASAAMGPANRELGPRIKAAVAASTELQERDALKSVGMAAAMTAALVARGVPDPTAHLASELGVLAFKRGYARWSETDGDTGGLAACSLAALEDLRAATATLG
- a CDS encoding SDR family oxidoreductase, with product MHVFVTGATGTIGSPVVAELLAHGHTVLALARSDASARALESVGAEPLRGSTADLDVLRDGAARSEGVISLAFGSDYSSGEAVARSVEEEGAALAALSEELQGSDRPLVTVSGTPWVPGRLSTEADPAPTDGPVGGRGRTVAALLALASQGVRGSAVRMPRTVHHRGQGGFAGLLTDLARRTGVSAYPGDGTQRWPAVHALDAAVLFRLALESAPAGTAWHAVADEGDQVRDIAAVIGRRLGLPVASRPVEHFGPFGPIYALDQPASSAATREGLGWRPTQPGLLEDLENLAP
- a CDS encoding NUDIX domain-containing protein; its protein translation is MTDLAVRYPLLHRPDRWAWASITMTFSTRLPPDALVASTHVVGFVGEEVLLCRDDRVDVWFLPGGTREPGEAVDASLARELGEEAGARLRGPFHRLGAHVGVSDAAEPYRPHLPHPAKAWLWGWADVEVVGPPTNPADGEQVTEVATFPLDEAVRRAATDFPWGGELVRLAAEQRRG
- a CDS encoding MBL fold metallo-hydrolase; protein product: MQQARAPQTQPFGPEAFAPTGQTVLRWLGMAGFLISSRGTTLMVDPLLGDFDMPLLVDLPLDAASVPHLDAVLVTHSDNDHYSVPTCRALAPVTDVFHSTRYVDTLFRGEGFPSVGHAIGDRFRVGGVEVEVTPADHAWQNESPGAADRVFLPEDCCGFWLETPDGSVWAPGDSRLIAEHHLTRPAPDALLFDFSDSEWHFGLDGAVAMANAYPGTPLLLHHWGCVDAPDFPPFNADPADLLDRVVNPGRIVVLAPGEPWTLHRLPA
- a CDS encoding AAA family ATPase, producing the protein MGRRNYLVEGLSGTGKTTVAEELERRGFAVVHGDRTLAYVGDPETGEPLAVGGHENHLWDVAAVRALAADRTVPATFFCGGSRNAARFLDLFDVVFVLHVDLGTLHRRLDARPDEEWGGGQPTERARIERWHQTGEDVPPGVAVDSTAPVEQVVDTVLRHCGLPLRTPAAGSAPGDEPG
- a CDS encoding trypsin-like serine peptidase is translated as MAEQPVPFEALEQVVGVREALAPVPDAVITTTLFLAGREPASERTGVAEISPTFVAADDTRVFRVDLDTPRTAIGVHAFGQGVEGRELPARRRLLQEDDHGEALSGFLPDHLARRLRPEDLPRPLRTRVKVDALAPVDDTKWATTVFAPDERASFADTAFPWCTTGRVETSAGGWASGAMVGPRHLLTCSHAIGWIARPDPFVAGWIRFMPSSFDGSTPFGTAWGTHIYWEEQVEGPTIEGTEERNDYVVVVLDRPLGELTGWMGSRTYDDAWDGGTYWSHVGYPQDVSGGSRPTFQGGFALDGDDDQAATHQVLRHRADVIPGQSGGPVFGWWADEPWPRVVADQSWQNVDSNGASGGSRMVDLVIRARTDHP
- a CDS encoding GNAT family N-acetyltransferase, whose product is MADERTSYTVRPLDASTWEPFAELVERNGGVFGGCWCMGHHATEDGTSYQGIRGLDKRAAKEDLVRTGRAHAALVLDDAGVAQGWAKFGRTEELPILHQHRRAYEKDEPRRPDWRVACFYTDTRHRREGIARAALGGALDLIAAEGGGTVEAIPEVTDGRVAAGRFLFVASVELFEDHGFERVRQLGKWAWLVRRTVPAGASAAALERG
- a CDS encoding alpha/beta fold hydrolase, with protein sequence MGVVVGRRVAAAGVALALAWGLVPSGVTTPEPAQAAVTKTSSVTAEARRMAAVPTPKLSWSRCVTGAECATVKVPLDYDKPKGAKVELALLRVKARDRKNRIGTLFVNPGGPGGSSVDLALASPDVLSAKVRDRFDVVGVDPRGIGYGTPVSCFSSTRAQNAATAGYTTGFPLGAKQEKAWVAADKKLGKACSGDTMARSMSTAQVARDMELMRRAVGDKKLSYLGFSYGTYLGQVYANMFPSKVRAVAVDGVIDPVAWAGSKANAAQPLEWRLNSSGGAWKALREVLVRCDKAGTSRCSFAAGDPVAKTATIAARLKARPLVVEDQDGDEVTVTYAYLVSALLGELYDPAGYESVTDLLSYVDALTTPVRSTTARSRTSGAERARTSAALVGALRDAEADRPRWGYDNSLDAFTAVTCTDSRETTKGSQYAGWATKADRRAPYFGRAWLWGSSTCAADAFTGNDEDAYTGPFTARTAAPLLFVGNDYDPATNYAGAVSAAKRMPGARLLRSRSFGHTAYGTSRCATGAVDAYLLKGTLPKAGTVCVGDVQPFASSAAALRTNSARQVALQEQSSALLSRR
- a CDS encoding VOC family protein, encoding MSAVPQVYVSFPGTARAALELYADIFGGTLSLHTYADFGRSDGPPDAIAHGVLDGPVSLGGSDAPAGEPAVRVEGLLLSLLGAAEPAVLHAWFDRLAADGGEVLDPLAAKPWGASDGQVQDRHGLRWLVGYEPQA
- a CDS encoding zinc-dependent alcohol dehydrogenase family protein, whose product is MRGVFLPGNSTTEIRELPDPEPGPGQVLLAMKASTICGSDIRAIYREHLQGDPAEMYQGVVAGHEPAGQVVAVGPGTTRLQVGDRVCVYHISGCGQCDDCVRGYQISCSSPLRAAYGWQRDGGHGDLILAQERDCIVLPDFVTYLDGACVACGFGTAYEGLLRAGVSGRDALAVVGLGPVGLAAGLLGGKLGATPRVGFDPSPERRALAVQLGAVDAAYAPDQLDEARATLGGGAHVAVDCSGSEPGRGTAIAVVRARGRVVLVGEGNGLRVPEVSPTLIHPSITLIGSWVTSLEHMRELVERLPHWGLHPEVVVSDVFPIAEAGAAYQVADAARSGKVALVP
- a CDS encoding AraC family transcriptional regulator, with protein sequence MSRSTEDSHRRMLRARDAVDRRYAEPLDVPALARLAHVSPAHFIRTFRATFGETPNRYLQRRRIERAMFLLRTSDATVTDVCMRVGFSSLGTFSRVFSAVVGEAPSVYRRRGPLAPVPGCFAMAWLRPGVETAGSEKPGEPTAP